A part of Maniola hyperantus chromosome 14, iAphHyp1.2, whole genome shotgun sequence genomic DNA contains:
- the LOC117988101 gene encoding uncharacterized protein: MPPKGKAKGKGKEPSAAAAAAKAMMAAGPAPKPKKPPPPPACFGPDDLAKFKELFKAFDEENIDKVKLEAIPVMLRKLGFNPKGVEIKELFKLFLEDEYVDTVEYHEWLFMIESKMNWGDDFELAVTNAFADVGHDDEKTGKVDFELLREELMKWGEPLSEIEFVDWIKLAIKDKTFNPEDGTFNYAKFIENMNAKDERYIQEPINFFKLDQKTLAAMAIKKAQEEKEEQEKKEAERRAREEAKRQKMIAEGLIPPD, encoded by the exons ATGCCACCAAAGGGTAAAGCTAAAGGTAAGGGTAAAGAGCCATCGGCTGCCGCTGCGGCTGCAAAGGCTATGATGGCTGCTGGTCCCGCACCGAAGCCTAAGAAACCCCCTCCGCCGCCAGCGTGTTTCGGTCCAGATGATTTGGCAAAGTTCAAAGAGCTTTTCAAGGCTTTTGATGAAGAAAACATAGATAAG gtGAAACTGGAAGCAATTCCAGTGATGTTACGAAAATTAGGTTTCAATCCAAAGGGTGTGGAAATAAAAGAACTTTTCAAACTATTCCTTGAAGATGAATACGTAGATACTGTCGAATACCACGAATGGTTGTTCATGATCGAATCCAAGATGAACTGGGGCGATGATTTTGAGTTGGCAGTGACAAACGCATTCGCTGATGTAGGacatgatgatgaaaaaacGGGAAAAGTGGATTTTGAACTTCTGCGGGAAGAACTCATGAAATGGGGCGAACCTTTATCAGAGATTGAGTTCGTGGATTGGATCAAATTAGCTATTAAAGACAAGACATTCAATCCTGAGGATGGCACATTTAATTACGCTAAGTTTATTGAGAACATGAATGCGAAAGATGAGAGGTATATTCAGGAGCCGATTAATTTCTTCAAATTGGATCAAAAGACGCTGGCTGCAATGGCTATAAAGAAGGCTCAAGAAGAAAAAGAGGAACAGGAGAAAAAAGAGGCTGAGAGGCGAGCTAGGGAGGAAGCGAAACGGCAAAAGATGATCGCTGAAGGTTTGATACCACCAGACTAA